One genomic window of Sodaliphilus pleomorphus includes the following:
- a CDS encoding leucine-rich repeat protein, with the protein MKPLHYISLRLRAVLLAAAALATMPAAVRAGDSFTVNGARYTVVDSASVILTSYYGSYDHEITPAETALIDFTVPSNVINEGKVYRVTGIGDNAFKPRDHRCYAYYLRSIVIPASVKSIGTSAFEGSPHLVSVELGKGVERIGNRAFAQCIQLPAISLPSQVAKLGLAALSGCKRLTKIEADSRNSHFASIDGVLYSANRDTLLVYPEGKCTPSLSIGQGVKAIGKFAFYGIDTLRRVEIPASVTCIDSSAFEMCKQLASITGAFNPVAIGGHAFFGCYNLKSVAINSNVKEIGTSAFSRCQSLMQIDVDNANAHFRTIDGVLFTADTATVLAYPLGRCYSRADENYMGTPLYDFSFDYKLPNGTKVIPPYTFMIEQFADSTGQPVYCRIFNAAIELPASIEHIGDMAFYINKDFPTGLYSSSNAWINIKTHATTPCHISSEALASYSKIEYGVRGEERLVYYFWGSLEVPRGCVETYRNATNWSMFKDISELDPVPDPEPLVGDLNGDGVTNVTDVVVLQNMILGTTSLDAAGDVNGDKTIDTSDVTYLIAAILNK; encoded by the coding sequence ATGAAACCTCTACACTACATCTCCCTACGCCTGCGTGCAGTGTTGCTTGCCGCTGCTGCCTTGGCCACGATGCCTGCCGCTGTGAGGGCAGGCGACAGCTTCACCGTAAATGGCGCAAGATACACGGTCGTCGATTCAGCATCGGTCATTCTTACTTCCTACTATGGAAGCTACGACCACGAGATCACTCCTGCCGAGACGGCGTTGATAGACTTCACCGTTCCCTCCAACGTCATCAACGAGGGCAAGGTGTATCGTGTGACGGGAATAGGCGACAATGCCTTTAAGCCCCGCGACCACAGGTGCTATGCCTACTACTTGCGGTCGATAGTCATTCCGGCCTCGGTGAAGAGCATTGGCACAAGTGCCTTCGAGGGCAGTCCCCACCTGGTGTCGGTCGAGCTGGGCAAGGGGGTTGAACGCATAGGCAACCGCGCCTTTGCCCAATGTATCCAGTTGCCAGCCATAAGCCTGCCCAGCCAAGTCGCCAAGCTGGGGCTGGCTGCATTGAGCGGTTGCAAGCGGCTCACCAAGATAGAGGCCGACAGCCGCAACAGCCACTTTGCAAGCATCGACGGCGTGCTCTACAGTGCCAACCGCGACACCCTGCTCGTCTACCCCGAGGGCAAGTGCACCCCGAGCCTGAGCATAGGCCAGGGCGTGAAAGCGATAGGCAAATTTGCGTTTTACGGCATCGACACGCTCAGGCGCGTCGAGATACCCGCATCGGTGACCTGCATCGACTCGAGCGCCTTCGAGATGTGCAAGCAGCTTGCAAGCATCACAGGTGCATTCAACCCCGTCGCCATAGGCGGACACGCCTTCTTCGGTTGCTACAACCTCAAGTCGGTTGCCATCAACAGCAATGTCAAGGAAATTGGCACTTCGGCTTTCTCGCGATGCCAAAGCCTGATGCAAATAGATGTGGACAACGCCAACGCGCACTTCCGCACCATCGACGGCGTGTTGTTTACGGCCGACACTGCAACCGTGCTCGCCTATCCCCTGGGACGATGCTACTCGCGAGCCGATGAAAACTACATGGGCACTCCCCTGTATGATTTCAGCTTCGACTATAAGCTGCCCAACGGTACCAAGGTGATTCCACCCTACACCTTCATGATCGAGCAGTTTGCCGACAGCACCGGGCAGCCTGTGTATTGCCGCATTTTCAATGCGGCGATAGAACTGCCGGCGAGCATCGAGCACATAGGCGACATGGCCTTTTATATCAACAAGGATTTCCCGACAGGGCTCTACTCCAGCAGCAACGCATGGATCAACATCAAGACGCACGCGACCACCCCGTGCCACATCTCGAGCGAGGCCTTGGCCTCCTACAGCAAGATCGAGTATGGCGTGCGTGGCGAAGAGCGCCTTGTATACTACTTTTGGGGAAGCCTCGAGGTGCCCCGCGGCTGCGTCGAGACCTACAGGAATGCCACAAACTGGAGCATGTTTAAAGACATAAGCGAACTCGACCCCGTCCCCGACCCTGAGCCGCTGGTGGGCGACCTCAATGGCGACGGCGTGACCAATGTGACCGACGTGGTGGTCCTGCAAAACATGATACTGGGCACCACCAGCCTCGATGCTGCGGGCGACGTCAACGGCGACAAGACCATCGACACCAGCGATGTGACCTATCTCATCGCGGCCATACTCAACAAATAG
- the miaB gene encoding tRNA (N6-isopentenyl adenosine(37)-C2)-methylthiotransferase MiaB — translation MNVKLSYDRATGEFSKKLYLETYGCQMNVADSEVVASVMKMAGYDTCEHLDEADAIFINTCSVRDNAEQRIFARLNQLNALRRQRGRRLLIGIIGCMAERMKDVLITKYDVDIVAGPDAYLQLPALTASAETGHKAIDTDLSTTETYRDVIPTRVSGSKVSGFISIMRGCNNFCTYCIVPYTRGRERSREPQSILNELSDLQAKGFKEVTLLGQNVNSYCYRQSDGGSAVDFAQLLGIVAEAAPEMRVRFTTSNPEDLTDDIIATMAAHDNICNHIHLPVQSGSNKILKLMNRKYTREWYLDRIDKIRQAMPDCGISSDMFTGFHDETEEDFQLTLSLMRQVGYDSAFMFKYSERPGTFAAKHLPDNVPEPVKIDRLNRMIALQNELSLCSNRNDVGKTVDVLVEGYSKRSHDDMYGRTPQNKVVVFPAGDTQVGDTVRCVVERATSATLIGRRL, via the coding sequence ATGAACGTGAAATTGAGTTACGACAGGGCAACGGGGGAGTTCTCCAAGAAGTTGTATCTGGAGACCTACGGATGCCAGATGAATGTGGCCGACAGCGAGGTGGTGGCCTCGGTCATGAAGATGGCCGGTTACGACACGTGTGAGCACCTCGACGAGGCCGATGCCATATTTATCAACACCTGCTCGGTGCGCGACAATGCCGAGCAGCGCATCTTTGCCCGCCTCAATCAACTCAACGCCTTGCGTCGCCAGCGTGGTCGCCGGTTGCTCATAGGCATCATTGGCTGCATGGCCGAGCGCATGAAGGATGTGCTCATCACAAAATACGACGTCGACATCGTGGCCGGCCCCGATGCCTACTTGCAGCTGCCCGCGCTCACTGCCAGTGCCGAGACGGGTCACAAGGCCATCGACACCGACCTCTCTACCACCGAGACCTATCGCGACGTGATACCCACACGCGTGAGCGGCAGCAAGGTGAGCGGCTTCATCTCGATCATGCGCGGCTGCAACAACTTTTGCACCTACTGCATTGTGCCCTACACCCGCGGTCGCGAGCGCAGCCGTGAGCCACAAAGTATACTCAACGAGCTCAGCGACTTGCAAGCCAAGGGGTTCAAGGAGGTGACCTTGCTGGGGCAGAATGTGAACTCCTATTGCTACCGTCAGTCAGACGGCGGCTCCGCCGTCGACTTTGCCCAGTTGCTGGGCATCGTGGCCGAGGCGGCTCCCGAGATGCGCGTGCGCTTCACCACGAGCAACCCCGAGGACTTGACCGACGACATCATTGCCACCATGGCTGCCCACGACAATATATGCAACCACATCCACCTGCCGGTGCAGAGTGGCAGCAACAAGATATTGAAGCTCATGAACCGCAAGTATACCCGCGAGTGGTATCTCGACCGCATCGACAAGATACGCCAGGCCATGCCCGACTGCGGCATCTCGAGCGACATGTTTACCGGCTTCCACGACGAGACCGAAGAGGACTTCCAGCTCACGCTGAGTCTCATGCGCCAGGTGGGCTATGACTCGGCTTTCATGTTCAAGTACAGTGAGCGTCCGGGCACCTTTGCCGCCAAGCACTTGCCCGACAATGTGCCCGAGCCAGTGAAAATCGACCGCTTGAACCGCATGATTGCCTTGCAAAACGAGCTCTCGCTGTGCAGCAACCGCAACGATGTGGGCAAGACCGTCGACGTGCTGGTCGAGGGCTACAGCAAGCGCTCGCACGACGACATGTATGGCCGCACGCCTCAAAACAAGGTGGTCGTGTTTCCGGCTGGCGACACCCAGGTGGGCGACACCGTGCGCTGTGTGGTGGAGCGGGCCACGAGTGCCACGCTCATAGGCCGCCGCCTGTAG
- the trpA gene encoding tryptophan synthase subunit alpha encodes MNRINQLFANRGERKLLSLYFCAGAPSLESTGEVILAMQRRGIDMVEVGIPFSDPMADGPVIQKAATQALRNGQSLRHIFEQLKAIKHQVHMPLVLMGYLNVVMQYGLENYFKSCVESGVSGTILPDLPFKDYLEQVKPLADKYDQRVIMLITPETSAQRVRFIDEHTSGFIYMVSSASITGAQHNFDQAKQAYFKRVDAMGLRNPRMIGFGISNKQTLESAQAAAAGAIIGSKFVALLDETGNPDEALDRLFAALQS; translated from the coding sequence ATGAATCGCATCAATCAATTGTTTGCCAACCGGGGCGAGAGAAAACTGCTCTCGCTCTACTTCTGCGCCGGCGCGCCGTCGCTCGAGAGCACGGGCGAGGTCATCCTGGCCATGCAGCGCCGTGGCATCGACATGGTAGAGGTGGGCATCCCCTTCAGCGACCCCATGGCCGACGGGCCTGTGATACAGAAGGCTGCCACCCAAGCCTTGCGCAACGGCCAGTCGCTGCGCCACATCTTCGAGCAGCTCAAGGCCATCAAGCACCAGGTGCACATGCCACTCGTGCTCATGGGCTATCTCAACGTGGTGATGCAGTATGGCCTCGAGAACTATTTCAAGAGCTGCGTCGAGAGCGGCGTGAGCGGCACCATCCTGCCCGACTTGCCTTTTAAGGACTACCTGGAGCAGGTGAAGCCCCTGGCCGACAAGTATGACCAGCGCGTGATCATGCTCATCACACCCGAGACCAGCGCCCAGCGCGTGCGCTTCATCGACGAGCACACCAGCGGCTTCATCTACATGGTGTCGTCGGCCTCGATCACTGGAGCCCAGCACAATTTTGACCAGGCCAAGCAGGCCTACTTCAAGCGTGTCGACGCCATGGGGCTGCGCAATCCACGCATGATAGGCTTCGGCATAAGCAACAAGCAGACGCTTGAGAGTGCCCAGGCCGCTGCTGCCGGCGCCATCATAGGCAGCAAGTTTGTGGCCTTGCTCGACGAGACGGGCAACCCCGACGAGGCTCTCGATCGCCTCTTTGCCGCCCTGCAGTCGTAG
- a CDS encoding phosphoribosylanthranilate isomerase yields the protein MIVKVCGLSQARNVAQVAALGVDLLGFIFSKQSPRCVTAGVAARASLVAGEAMTVGVFVDEASATIVRTVEAARLGCVQLHGHETPAQVERLHRLLPATRIIKAVGVASAADVERCKTSYGGLVDCFIFDTKCPAGGGSGRKYDWSVLEAYDGSTPFLLSGGIGPGDARQVRDFAHPSCVGIDVNSRFELAPGLKDVEKLKKFIEEIRTN from the coding sequence ATGATAGTGAAGGTGTGTGGATTGAGCCAGGCACGCAATGTGGCGCAGGTGGCTGCCCTGGGTGTCGACCTGCTGGGGTTCATCTTCAGCAAGCAATCGCCGCGATGCGTGACGGCCGGCGTTGCAGCCCGGGCCTCGCTTGTGGCCGGCGAGGCCATGACGGTGGGCGTGTTTGTCGACGAGGCGTCGGCAACCATAGTGCGCACTGTAGAGGCCGCCCGGCTCGGCTGTGTGCAGCTGCACGGCCACGAGACCCCGGCCCAGGTCGAGCGCTTGCACCGCCTGTTGCCCGCCACAAGGATAATCAAGGCCGTAGGCGTGGCCTCGGCTGCCGACGTGGAGCGCTGCAAGACATCGTATGGGGGGCTGGTCGACTGCTTCATCTTCGACACCAAGTGCCCCGCAGGCGGCGGCAGCGGCAGGAAATATGACTGGAGCGTGCTCGAAGCCTACGACGGCTCAACGCCCTTCTTGCTGAGTGGCGGCATCGGCCCCGGCGATGCACGGCAGGTGCGTGACTTTGCCCACCCCAGCTGTGTGGGCATCGACGTGAACTCGCGCTTTGAGCTTGCTCCAGGGCTTAAAGATGTGGAGAAACTCAAGAAATTTATCGAAGAAATAAGAACCAACTAA
- the trpC gene encoding indole-3-glycerol phosphate synthase TrpC — MKDILEEIVARKRQEVAALKQATPLHELVARVEPMLDEPVPSMSQALKASTTGIIAEFKRKSPSRGWIHAQARVQDVAPLYEQHGAAALSILTDEHYFGGRDEYIALARRQGVKLPILYKNFVIDEYQLVQARLCGASAVLLIAACLSIDTCASLLAKAHDLGLEVLLEMHDERDLDYAALEPDMCGINNRNLGTFVTDVHNSFAMAARLPAQAVKVSESGIGSPATVRRLRAAGYDGFLVGEQLMKQSNPGQALQQFIDAL, encoded by the coding sequence ATGAAAGATATACTTGAAGAAATAGTGGCCCGCAAGCGCCAGGAGGTGGCCGCCCTCAAGCAGGCCACCCCGCTACACGAGCTTGTCGCCCGCGTCGAGCCCATGCTCGACGAGCCTGTGCCCTCGATGAGCCAGGCCCTGAAAGCCTCGACCACCGGCATCATTGCCGAGTTTAAACGCAAGAGCCCGTCGCGAGGCTGGATACACGCCCAAGCCCGGGTGCAGGATGTGGCTCCGCTCTATGAGCAGCACGGTGCCGCCGCGCTGAGCATTCTCACCGACGAGCATTACTTCGGTGGCCGCGATGAGTATATCGCTTTAGCCCGCCGGCAAGGGGTGAAGCTCCCCATACTCTACAAGAATTTTGTGATCGACGAGTACCAGCTTGTCCAGGCCCGCTTGTGCGGTGCCTCGGCAGTGCTGCTCATCGCGGCCTGCCTGAGCATCGACACCTGTGCCAGCCTGCTGGCCAAGGCGCACGACCTGGGCCTCGAGGTGCTGCTCGAGATGCACGATGAGCGCGACCTCGACTATGCCGCGCTCGAGCCCGACATGTGCGGCATCAACAACCGCAACCTGGGCACCTTTGTGACCGATGTGCACAACAGCTTTGCCATGGCCGCCCGCCTGCCGGCGCAGGCTGTGAAAGTGAGCGAGAGCGGCATTGGCAGTCCGGCCACGGTGCGCCGGCTGCGGGCTGCCGGCTACGACGGCTTCCTCGTGGGCGAGCAGTTGATGAAGCAGTCCAATCCAGGCCAGGCCCTGCAACAATTCATCGACGCGCTATGA